In one Ananas comosus cultivar F153 linkage group 12, ASM154086v1, whole genome shotgun sequence genomic region, the following are encoded:
- the LOC109718063 gene encoding uncharacterized protein LOC109718063 — protein MIQSFHQMASLLSVKLSSSNFLLWKSQIYPLIRSAHLLHHIEEDAPTKMILKGDKEEENPEYTIWINNDGLLTSWLLGTMAEEVLGLVIGCNNVREIWKCLDEHFFDSTKEKEMHLKNQLAVLKGNQPLDEFIRKFKHSCDCLAAIQQPLDDVDKVFQLSRVLGSRYRTYNLVVLSKPPYPTFNEYIMGLKGFEQQLALEDEEEKAKAPNYAQAFIAQRGRGGCGRNNGGHNFNSRGRGFVQSGTYNNQGG, from the coding sequence ATGATTCAGAGCTTTCATCAGATGGCAAGTCTGTTATCAGTTAAACTCTCTTCCTCCAATTTTTTACTGTGGAAATCACAGATTTATCCCCTCATTCGTAGTGCACATCTTCTTCATCACATAGAAGAAGATGCACCTACAAAAATGATTTTAAAAGGAGATAAGGAGGAAGAAAATCCAGAATATACAATATGGATTAATAATGATGGACTCCTTACCAGCTGGCTCTTAGGAACTATGGCGGAGGAAGTTCTTGGCTTGGTTATTGGATGCAACAATGTAAGAGAAATATGGAAATGTCTAGATGAACATTTCTTTGATTCTaccaaagagaaagaaatgCATCTAAAGAACCAGCTAGCAGTTCTGAAGGGAAATCAACCTTTAGAtgaatttattagaaaattcaaaCACTCATGTGATTGTCTTGCAGCAATACAACAACCTTTAGATGATGTTGATAAAGTTTTTCAATTATCGAGAGTCCTAGGATCCCGTTATAGAACTTATAACTTAGTTGTTCTATCAAAGCCACCATATCCTACCTTTAATGAATATATCATGGGGCTGAAAGGATTTGAACAGCAACTAGCTCtagaagatgaagaggagaaAGCCAAAGCACCAAATTATGCTCAAGCCTTCATTGcccaaagaggaagaggaggttgTGGCAGGAACAATGGAGGACACAATTTCAATTCAAGAGGAAGAGGATTTGTTCAATCTGGAACCTATAATAACCAGGGTGGTTGA